From one Acipenser ruthenus chromosome 21, fAciRut3.2 maternal haplotype, whole genome shotgun sequence genomic stretch:
- the LOC131699099 gene encoding mucin-3A-like isoform X1, translated as MSGPPTGTSVFHSSASILNFNTSDGLSTLEITSGTKTVFSSTVHTISKLLPELSKTTDLSLKQPFDTDPTRSRGIGEMGIPVKTQPVLRAKLTTWHQRLSTHSSWITLHLMAGSQLGDISITEKLPGTPSSHSSSATSDGLSTKSSTLSALQGQPSRKTATQLVNELSIPLARSASPRTRGSSLSPLSSLTTLDVGASTQSASTSVTAKMIGSLTSTPIPCPPCSSSHSTARDEVSPKERQSNANKLFSSTASTLSAELPKVLYTVSKMTGPSPGQAFLMDSTSEMTYQASVEGVDEMRHESLLSMFRKLKPNLLTRSSLTNVDVLGTSQPVKVQITSRTRQTISSSFTSYSAVSNSILSQGTKSRTSKLFLILGFTISAMQRQTFPTDPNGKMTTDTPTSGVGETSNPLTRSTGRLGTFISMSTQSCKIADLMARSQLRSTSVLAKMMEKGYVLKSSSSSHSKSHFSSSPTEPTKTTHWMGTSYPLKSHGSLPATWRQRLSTQPSQTSLDVTARSHSGHTTVMATIKGSPTSTPVPSPSCSITQEPRSTTATLFSSTAYTLSALSPGMLPTALKTTDYSQVGEASNLLTRSAGLEQRVSNQFSLTDVTASSHLGATSVTANATGSPSAPVQSSF; from the coding sequence ATGAGTGGCCCTCCAACAGGTACCTCTGTGTTCCATTCATCAGCCTCCATATTAAATTTCAACACAAGTGACGGTCTTTCAACATTAGAAATTACAAGTGGAACTAAAACAGTGTTTTCAAGCACTGTACACACTATATCTAAACTACTTCCAGAGCTATCAAAGACAACTGACCTTTCCCTAAAGCAACCCTTTGACACAGATCCTACCAGGTCTCGAGGTATCGGTGAAATGGGCattccagtaaaaacacaaccagTGCTTAGAGCAAAATTAACAACATGGCACCAAAGACTGTCAACACATTCCTCATGGATCACTCTTCATTTGATGGCTGGCAGCCAGTTGGGAGATATTTCAATCACAGAAAAGCTTCCTGGTACCCCAAGTTCACATTCCAGTTCCGCCACCAGTGATGGGCTTTCAACAAAGTCAAGCACGTTGTCTGCACTGCAGGGACAACCCTCCAGGAAGACTGCGACTCAGCTTGTCAATGAATTAAGCATTCCATTGGCAAGATCTGCTAGCCCTCGAACAAGGGGGTCAAGTCTGTCACCTCTGTCCTCACTGACCACTCTCGATGTTGGAGCTAGTACCCAGTCAGCTTCTACTTCAGTTACAGCAAAGATGATTGGCTCTCTGACGAGTACTCCTATTCCATGTCCTCCTTGCTCCTCTTCTCATTCCACTGCAAGGGATGAGGTGTCACCTAAGGAACGCcaaagtaatgcaaataaactgTTCTCAAGCACTGCATCCACTTTATCAGCAGAGCTTCCTAAAGTGTTGTATACAGTGTCAAAGATGACTGGCCCTTCTCCAGGACAAGCCTTTCTCATGGATTCCACTAGTGAAATGACTTATCAGGCTTCTGTTGAGGGAGTTGATGAAATGAGACATGAAAGTCTTCTATCGATGTTCAGGAAATTGAAGCCTAACCTGTTGACACGGTCATCTCTGACGAATGTTGATGTTTTAGGTACAAGCCAGCCAGTCAAAGTACAGATTACAAGTAGGACTCGACAAACAATTTCATCTTCCTTCACATCCTATTCTGCCGTAAGTAATAGTATTTTAAGCCAGGGCACTAAGAGTAGAACTTCTAAACTGTTTTTAATACTGGGATTCACAATATCTGCAATGCAAAGACAGACCTTTCCCACAGATCCCAACGGTAAGATGACAACTGACACTCCTACTTCGGGAGTTGgtgagacaagcaatccattgaCCAGATCTACAGGTCGTCTTGGAACATTCATAAGCATGTCAACGCAGTCATGCAAGATTGCCGATTTGATGGCTCGTAGCCAGCTGAGGTCTACTTCAGTTCTAGCCAAGATGATGGAAAAGGGGTATGTTCTAAAGAGTTCAAGTTCATCTCACTCCAAGTCCCATTTCAGCAGCTCTCCCACAGAACCCACCAAGACTACGCATTGGATGGGAACAAGCTATCCACTGAAAAGCCATGGAAGTCTTCCAGCAACATGGAGGCAAAGACTGTCAACTCAGCCTTCACAGACATCTCTTGATGTGACTGCACGTAGCCATTCAGGGCATACTACAGTCATGGCAACCATAAAGGGCTCCCCAACAAGTACCCCAGTGCCAAGTCCATCTTGCTCCATAACACAGGAACCCAGGAGTACAACCGCTACACTGTTCTCAAGCACTGCTTATACATTATCTGCACTGTCTCCTGGCATGTTGCCTACAGCGTTAAAGACTACTGACTATTCCCAAGTTGGTGAAGCAAGCAATCTACTTACAAGATCTGCAGGCCTGGAGCAAAGAGTGTCAAATCAGTTCTCGCTGACAGATGTGACTGCTAGCAGCCATCTGGGGGCTACTTCAGTCACAGCAAATGCTACTGGCTCTCCAAGTGCCCCAGTTCAAAGTTCATTTTGA